From one Luteolibacter sp. SL250 genomic stretch:
- a CDS encoding biopolymer transporter ExbD: protein MGGGGGGGDGEPEFQIAPMIDVLLVLLVFFVVITSAEVLKVDKGLTLPVSPNAKERDPEMAKSEMAINVRWDQGTNKGVLVVDDKVYDNWEELVPYLEARNKSNQETRGTSVRVVVRGDKGLPAGEIQRIMNVIGMAGIADIAFSASNR, encoded by the coding sequence ATGGGCGGAGGAGGAGGAGGAGGAGACGGGGAACCGGAATTCCAGATTGCACCGATGATCGACGTGCTGCTGGTGTTGCTGGTGTTCTTCGTGGTGATCACTTCGGCCGAGGTGCTGAAGGTTGACAAAGGCTTGACCCTGCCCGTTTCTCCGAACGCGAAGGAGCGGGATCCGGAGATGGCCAAGAGCGAAATGGCCATCAACGTCCGCTGGGACCAAGGCACCAACAAGGGAGTGCTGGTCGTGGATGACAAGGTCTATGACAACTGGGAGGAACTCGTTCCCTACCTGGAAGCCCGCAACAAATCCAACCAGGAAACACGCGGCACATCCGTGCGGGTGGTTGTCCGTGGTGACAAGGGTCTTCCCGCAGGGGAGATCCAGCGCATCATGAACGTCATCGGTATGGCGGGTATCGCCGACATCGCTTTCTCCGCATCCAACCGCTGA
- a CDS encoding biopolymer transporter ExbD: MKSRIRRRFPRKESQLGFQIAPMIDVVFVILLFFMVAAGNARMENALNTQLPGGATEINLPDDVVIRIAEDGQVYLNDEPQDHPERKDLKELADGVLQLKQASDSAGTSLLVTIEAEEQAKYERVVDVLDALTRAKVRDVTFMAGAFE, encoded by the coding sequence ATGAAATCCAGAATCCGCCGCCGTTTTCCGAGGAAAGAAAGCCAGCTTGGTTTCCAGATCGCGCCGATGATCGATGTGGTGTTCGTCATCCTCCTGTTCTTCATGGTGGCTGCGGGCAACGCGCGGATGGAGAACGCCCTCAACACCCAGCTCCCGGGTGGAGCTACGGAGATCAATCTTCCGGATGATGTGGTCATCCGGATCGCGGAGGATGGGCAGGTGTATCTGAATGATGAACCCCAGGATCATCCGGAGCGGAAGGACCTGAAGGAACTGGCGGATGGCGTGCTTCAGTTGAAGCAAGCGTCCGATTCCGCGGGAACGAGCCTTCTGGTCACCATTGAGGCGGAGGAGCAGGCGAAATACGAACGCGTGGTGGATGTGCTCGATGCGCTCACGCGGGCAAAGGTCCGGGACGTGACGTTCATGGCGGGTGCGTTCGAGTGA
- a CDS encoding biopolymer transporter ExbD — protein MSSKRKHKKASAEVNLGFQIAPMIDVVFVILLYFMVAAGSQQKENAHNTKLPGTVPPEGASEMPDEVTIMIEDDGQVYLNDDPLDSAEAKDLRELAGSLVQLKQASENANSKILVTVYANELAKYERVVDVLDALTRAKIVDVTFQAGAPE, from the coding sequence ATGAGTAGCAAGCGAAAGCACAAGAAGGCTTCCGCCGAGGTCAACCTCGGCTTCCAGATCGCGCCGATGATCGACGTGGTGTTCGTGATTCTGCTCTACTTCATGGTTGCCGCCGGCAGCCAGCAGAAGGAGAACGCCCACAACACCAAGCTCCCCGGAACCGTCCCGCCGGAGGGTGCTTCGGAGATGCCGGACGAGGTGACGATCATGATCGAGGATGACGGACAGGTTTATCTGAATGATGATCCTCTCGACAGTGCGGAAGCGAAGGATCTCAGGGAACTTGCCGGAAGCCTGGTCCAGCTCAAGCAGGCCAGCGAGAACGCGAATTCCAAAATCCTGGTAACCGTCTATGCCAACGAACTCGCCAAGTATGAGCGGGTGGTGGATGTTCTGGACGCCCTCACCCGTGCCAAAATCGTGGATGTGACCTTCCAGGCGGGTGCCCCCGAGTAA